One genomic region from Spirulina subsalsa PCC 9445 encodes:
- the lipA gene encoding lipoyl synthase: MVVKPEWLRVKAPQWQRVGSVKEILRDLGLNTVCEEASCPNIGECFNAGTATFLIMGPACTRACPYCDIDFEKKPQALDPLEPLNLAEAVSRLRLNHVVITSVNRDDLPDGGATQFKRCIEAVRKMSPQTTIEVLIPDFCGNWEALKIVLEAAPEVLNHNTETVPRLYRRVRPQGDYERSRQLLQLVRQLAPQIYTKSGIMVGLGETDEEVRQVMADLRAVDCDILTIGQYLQPTQKHLGVQEFVTPEQFDAWRDYGESIGFLQVVSSPLTRSSYHAGEVQRLMKQYPRA, encoded by the coding sequence GTGGTCGTAAAACCAGAGTGGTTAAGAGTAAAAGCCCCCCAATGGCAACGAGTGGGGAGTGTTAAAGAGATTCTGCGGGATTTGGGACTCAATACGGTCTGTGAAGAGGCTTCTTGTCCCAATATCGGGGAATGTTTCAACGCCGGAACCGCTACTTTTTTGATTATGGGGCCGGCCTGCACTCGCGCTTGTCCCTATTGTGATATTGATTTTGAGAAGAAACCCCAAGCCTTAGATCCCCTGGAACCCCTCAATTTAGCCGAGGCCGTCAGTCGCTTGCGCTTAAATCATGTGGTGATTACCTCTGTAAATCGGGATGATTTACCCGATGGGGGGGCAACTCAGTTTAAACGCTGTATTGAGGCTGTGCGGAAGATGTCCCCTCAGACTACCATTGAGGTGTTAATCCCGGATTTTTGCGGTAACTGGGAGGCGTTAAAAATTGTCTTAGAGGCCGCTCCGGAGGTGTTAAATCATAATACGGAAACAGTGCCGCGCTTGTATCGTCGGGTACGTCCTCAAGGGGATTATGAGCGATCGCGCCAACTCTTACAACTCGTCCGCCAACTCGCCCCCCAAATCTACACCAAATCCGGAATCATGGTGGGATTAGGAGAAACTGACGAGGAAGTGCGGCAAGTCATGGCCGATTTACGAGCCGTAGACTGTGATATCCTCACCATTGGTCAGTATTTACAACCCACTCAGAAACATTTAGGCGTGCAGGAGTTTGTCACCCCCGAACAATTCGACGCTTGGCGCGACTATGGCGAAAGCATCGGGTTTTTACAGGTCGTATCCTCCCCCTTAACCCGGAGTTCCTATCATGCCGGAGAGGTACAACGCTTGATGAAGCAATATCCCAGAGCTTAA